The Hippoglossus hippoglossus isolate fHipHip1 chromosome 10, fHipHip1.pri, whole genome shotgun sequence DNA segment atgtgtgtgtgaaagagaacgTATGAGAGGCCCCATGAGAGGGAATTAACCCTGGTCTCACACAGACCAGTACAgtatactctctcacatgtaccatcagtctctctcacacacacttccaagAGAGATAATTCATAATTGCTCTAACACTTAATATAATACTCTCAGACATGCACCACTATACTCTTACTCAAACACTAATATACTCTCTTACATGCACAATCATGATCTCTCTTATTTACGATCATactctcatacacacaacactgaTCTCTCTTGCACAGAGATATTATATTTGAAACAGAATAATTGCACATGTAGGAGAAATTAATAGTACATGtgaatgcaaataaaatgtgtgaggAACAAAATGACAGTGAATGTAAGACAGCATGATATGATATGTGATGAGAACAGTAGTTTGTGTGAGAACCCCAACATTAACCTAAATATAATTTCTAAATTTGTGTCTGAATCCAGCCTTAACTATTGTGGCTGACACCTGTCCTGATGGGCTCAGGTCAGGTGTCCATACTGATACATAcagatttacatttatttactgaattgggaaatactgtaaaataataattacatttattgatAATTTTAGGATAATTTAAAATTGCAGAGAGAATTGAGAGTAAACACTTTGATCTTACTTCCATTATAAAGTTGGCTTTTCTTTACCCAATTCATTATTACAGATTATTTGATCATCATCTTACATCAGTGGTTtttgaaatttgtattttcagagAAAATCCAGAATGAAATGTGACAGTTCAGCCCAGCTGTACATATACTGTTTAGTGTCCGACTTATGTCTTAGTGCTGAGAAGAGATGACACATCTGCTTTTAAGTGGTAAGGTTCAGCAACAGACATGTCTACAGTAAGCGTTTATCATCAAAGCACAACGTTGGCTACATAATGAGCTTTATAGgtgtgaggaggaaggagtcTCTCAGTTCATTCTATTTCATTTCAATGTCAACATTTAGTCTTGATTTTCTGTCCTGTGGGAAGAAAAATTCTGTTTAGACAACAGATGACCTGACATTTGAGTTGTCCCCAGACATCTTCAGTATGACAGGAAGATAGTTTGTTAACAGTGAAGCTCTGCGAGTCTAGACTGATGTAAAACCATCGACTGTATCATCAAGAAGAGGCCCGAAACACCTTGTGATGGTGTGTAGATTTGAAACAGCGTAATCTGAGCACTTGTGGTGGTCAGGTTTTTAAACTGTCCATCCACACTTCACACCTCAGAGAGGTTCCTGCTTGGGAACTTGGCGCTTCTTCAGCAGAGTCTTATCGAAAATGCTCAAGCACAAATGTTACGTGAGTAAaacatatcaaatgtttttcatagaCCTGGTTGTAATCCAatgaattcttttttttgtaatttagaGAAGTTTCATATCACTGCACAGTTTACAGGAGCGTGGCAGAGATTAGTCCTTTTTCTCCTTGAACGGCTGAATGTTGTTTTAACTGTTGATGGATCCTGTTTCACAGACTGAAGACCTTAATTAGCAGAGAGGGATTTAGCAACACGTCATTGGATGAATAGCACTAGATAAACCCTAACCCCTTAATTACCCCTAACCCAGCAGAGGTGGAAAAATAATTCtattataatattttacttGTGCATCAAATGTATCGCAAGCAAAATTTTATGCAAGCAAAATTTAATGAGAAAGTAGAAATCATAAAAAGACGTGGTAaatatagatgtatagatgtatttgaaacacaaatgaatcatgacaaaaacatacactttaaatatgcatttttcaCAGTATtgatgtatatttgtatattatagTGTATATAATCATTTATATAATTCAGTGTTAGAGTCATGTTTAAGTTGTTGAAACATATACATATGTGTGggtatacatatatatatgtatacacacgcacacacacacacacacacacacacagacacacacacacacacacacacacacacacacacacacacacattagagagagagaaagtgtcaTTGGCTAATCTCTCAGTGGAAAAGAAGAACCTAAATTTTACAGGAAGTGTATTTACTACACCAGCCAATCACTATGATTTCCACTGTGACTAAATCTTCCATTTGAGTGGGATGACATCAGTTACGCAAACACAGGCCAATATACAACAATGATCGAAGGACTGTCTGCTTTGATTCTCCTAACCACATTATGTAAGTATGTAAGTGTAGTTTCTAACCACTGATGTGGTGGAAATATGGCAAAAACACATTAGCCTGTGAtaattaattgttgtttttgaagtgtttctttttgtcctgTCGTATAACtctcactgtttctctgttCTTTAGCTCTACATCAGACTGTGGAGGTTCCTCAGCAGATCCCTTTGATTGTGGCTAACCTCGGTGATAACATCAATCTGACATGTTCAGTTTCTGGGCAAGAAGCCTGGTTGTTTTTCTGGTATAAGCTGAATTTTGGATACATGGTCCAAACACTTGCTAAAGGAGCTTCTCCGGATATAAAGCTTCAAGGACAATTTGACAGCCCGAGATTCACAGTCAAGACAGTGGGTGATCTGTATATTCTTACCATAAGAAATATAAGCAAAGACGATGAAGCAACATACTTCTGTCAAGCAGGAGAGCCATATATAATTACTTTTGTTAATGGCACAATTTTGGCTGTGAAAGGTAAAGTATGTTCATTTTAGTCTTTGTTTGCTACGACGTCCATAATTGTAGTTccttcattttccttttcatcttGTGATTCACACAGATCATAAAAATCAGCAGAAACACATCTATGTCAAACAAAGTCCGGAGACTGCGTCAGTCCAGCCGGGAAACTCGACGACTCTCGAGTGTTCACTTCTCTCCAAGCACAAAGAGAACCTGGTCCAGTGTCCAGGTGAACACAGTGTGCACTGGTTCAGAGCCGGATCAGGACGCTCCCATCCCGGCTTCATTTAcactcagagcagcaggagagatgaacaagaggagaagagctgcGTCTACAGTCTGTCCAAAACTATACACAACTCCTCAGATGCTGGGACTTACTACTGCGCTGTGGTCACATGTGGAGAGATCCTGTTTGGTGAAGGAACCAAAGTGGAGATGAGTATGTTGTAAAGTTTTAATGAAATCAAGATCCATCCATATTTCCTAATTGCTCTGTTAGTTTCTGAGCACTGTGCTGATGATAGAAAAGAGAAGGTTCTTCTTCTCCATACAGCTACAGGACATTTCCTTGATGATTCATACACTTGCTTTGACTGCTCAATGTTGGGAACTATTGGATTAGTTTACACAGTTTACAGGCTCAATGAGGATTATAATGGAATCAATCTGATTTTGGGTGGGGTTTGGCTTCCCTTTGCTTCAACTAACTTCTCTGTTTTTgatttgcttgtgtgtgtgtgtgtgtgtgtgtgtgtgtgtgtgtgtgtgtgtgtgtgtgtgtgtgtgtgtgtgtgtgtgtgtgtgcgcgcgtttTCCTCTCAATTTCCTGTGGTactatttgttttgttgacgccctaattcaatttaattatttgtaaaCTAACAAATCACAGCAgacattatctcaaagcactttacatggTAACACCTAAGACCTTCCAATATTCTAGAGCAGCcattcccaaacttaagaatgccgcggcccaatttgaaaactgaaaaatttgtgcggcccacccacacctttaatcacaaccATATGATCTACACACAGGACTAGAATCAACTATTACCATACATattgtaagctattttatttagtggctttattaTGGAAGGTTGGTGTGTAGGTCCTGTTATAAGCAGGGTGTTGGTTGGGACTGTTGTTTTGAAGGGGTTCTAACGGAAGTGGGTTCTGTCGGGAGAGAAGTTTTGTAAGAGTGAAGGAAAATAAACGGGTGTGTTGTCCCGATTCAATAACCATCTTTGATGCCTGACAGTAAAAGAGAACAACACGCTCGGCTacaatattattcattttatagcaAAAGTAATTGTATATGAATGCAGGCATATGCggtgcaaatccaataacatccacatttaagcgtaacaatttgcaaagcaaccaatgtaaaaaaaaacatgaagtgcaaatagtggattgttaaaaatatattattgctgtttgtataacagagcacGACAAGAAtatcagggagaagaaaaacacttttgaggcgtaaccaaatatacttaaggcgtttaaggcccccccccccccccaaaaaaaaaaccccgctCGCTGTCATATGTCcataaactgacattaacactggGATTCCTCTGGTCTGACACCTCAAGCAGTTTATCTCGATATACTTGATATTGAATCACATATCGCGTGAAGGGACATTGTGTCACCTATAACTCACCCGATGAGAGGGGGGGTGTTAGCTGGCTCCGATGCTCTCTCAagcgtgtttttaaaagattctCGGggcttggataaatattgtccatgtttagtttctaaataGCGGCGGCGCACTTTACACGGTCCCAGGGTCTCGTTAGCTAGCATCTCAGCGcacagcacacatacacaggctTGGGGGTTTTCCTCTGGGCCAGCGACAGCTACTCACTTGAGTCCTTTCTGCGagtcctctttttagttttgaaagattcagtttgactttctgattccccttcgtcatcagcagctttcctctgctccatcttacTCGACCCAGCtcacaacaaagttctccctcacctatGATTCCCCCGCTAATGATGCgttaatgtgacggtcagcaaaaaacaatgacacctgctgtataggtcagataaaatgagaacaacgtggaatttaaatgtcatgtctttgtttcattacctgtggtgattactttttttttaaatcaatcataaatgttttgtggtaatcaacgcttacttacaaatctgaaacttttttatctatttattttctgattttctCACGGCCCACCTGGagtggcttcacggcccaccagggggctgcggcccacactttgggaatgactgttctagagaaacccaacagttcccaaaaACCAGGCTCTGCGTTGTcagccatctgcctcgactgaCTGGGGAGAAAAAtatcagactggttgttataatgaaaataatgtgttATCAAGTGTTATCAATCATAGCAGCACCAGTCAGTAGTAAAAATAACaaccctgcagctctggagaagcagaacgagagagagatagaaagagtaAACTCAGTGTAATGAAATGTCTCTGGGATTCTTTCTCATTCCAGGACAAGACCAACTTCCATTGGTCATTGCGCTCGGGACACTGATGCTCTGCTGCATCATTGTGATTGTTGCTCTAATTCtcttcagaaagaaaaagactgTTTGCGAACATTGCAAAGGTAGGTTCATTATGTGCACATGGATTATTAAGTAAGCCGGTGgcatttttgttcttttaatgCCAGTTGCCAATGCTACATtagtttttgtttggtccatgtcacatCCACAAACAAGGAGGAGGTGCATACgtcctatactgcagccagccaccaggtgggcAATTGGGAAACTCTGGTTCAATTgttgggagctgtcatgtccatctttacacacagtctaTGGCTCCTTTGTATAAAAGGGTAATATTATTCAGTTATGCATCTGCTTGAGTGTCGAGGGGCTTTCTCTGGGCTTCCTGAAACCCATAAACTGTATAGACAGCACCTTGGTATGaacatggagggggggggggaggtgtgACAGACACAatttgttttggtctgagaTGCTGTTTCTAGAGCGACATCTACTGGCATTAACATTGTATAACATGTAAAATGAGTTGTCAAGACACTTCATTATTATCTTGCCTCTATAAACAGGAGCAGTGACTGCTTCCCATCCTGGTGGATCAGCTGACGATCAACCAAATGATGCggtaaataaaatctaaatatcgAATGCATGTTGAGAGTTAATGGTTAACGGCGGATGTAGAAAGGAAATGTCTGCAACCACAGTTGGTTTTAGGCATTGAAATGATTTTGGTTAAggtttgtgattttatttttgattaaatgaaaataaacacagaggacTTCCTGTGTCAAACCAGACCACATCCTTTCCCAAACCTTAGCTAAGTGTTGTAAGAGCTTATAAGCAATAACATATTTAAGCTGTAGTCATTACAAGTGAATAATATATCAGATATTCTGttagaaataaagaataaagtcaaTTCACCACATTTCCTTATTAAATTACACCAAGTTAAACATCCACTGTTTTATGTTTCCTTCAAAGCTTCTTCAACTGTCTATGAACATCATTCTGTAAGAACAGTGTTTCCTCACCTAGTTCAAACTCTCGTTTAACTTCTACTTCCGTCACTTCTGCTTCTAATGAAGTTCGCAtgctgaagaagaaggagggcGAATTATAACCTCTTCTTGGCAACTGACCATCAAGACACCACCAGTATCTACTGTTTAGCACCTATTTGGATCTATAGTTCTCTGGATCTGCTCGAAGGTGGCTGAGTTCACAGCTGCcatattctgtgttttcaccCTCTCTCTTGATCCTTTGTATCAGGCTGGACATCATATATTGTAACATGTAAAACAATTACTTGGTTGTGGTATTACAGGTCTTACTTATAACTTTGAATCATATTGTTTGCAGGATGGTGACGCAGCGGCAATGAACTATGCCGCAATTGGTTTCAACTCAAGAAAAGCTACAAGATGGAATAACAGGAATTTACCAGAGGACTGTACATACTCAAGCATCAGAAACACTGTCAGACAATAATTTTGATGCAACTCATTGAGAAGATGATGATggattaaataatatataataacaaatgATGTGTGTATGAATTGATGATTAAATGATTTTTGCAGTCATGTTTTTGGTAATTGAAAAGTTGGAGAGAGCACTTATCTTAATAATATCCCTTGTCAAATTTATTGTGAGTAACTATTAAAGAGAAAATTCATGTTCTATGCTCTGTATATTATATGAAATGCTTATGAATTAACTTTGTAATGAATAATCCAATAAAGTTTGATGCTTGGAGGGACCAGAGTTGGTCTCAGCAAAACCTCCTTTGCTGTTAGAGAAGTCCTCTCTCAGAATAATGTGCACGGGCTCCTAAGAATCAAAACTCTAACGCCTCAATGTAACTTTGACTCATTTAAATCGTTCTCAATTTGATCTGCTGAGCTCAACATGAGGAAGAGTACATGTAAAGGTCACAGGTTCACTAAGTAGAACTGACATCACTGGAATCTTGGTTAGTAAACACCAACCAcaactgatttgttttcttttatttatgtgtattgatgacggtgtgtgtgtgtcaacataTCAGCAGGTTTAATCAGtaatattaaaaatagaaaaaataaagtcatGTAGCATGATTACTTTCTGAGTTGTTATTTTAATAGTTGTGCTTTGGTCATTTATGCCTCGTCTATTAAGAAGGAAGCAACACATCTACACACCCACCACTTCCTGTCACTGCATTACTCATAGATGTGAGGCATAGAAGAAGttgacagaataaaaaatacatataaatata contains these protein-coding regions:
- the LOC117768863 gene encoding uncharacterized protein LOC117768863; the encoded protein is MIEGLSALILLTTLSLHQTVEVPQQIPLIVANLGDNINLTCSVSGQEAWLFFWYKLNFGYMVQTLAKGASPDIKLQGQFDSPRFTVKTVGDLYILTIRNISKDDEATYFCQAGEPYIITFVNGTILAVKDHKNQQKHIYVKQSPETASVQPGNSTTLECSLLSKHKENLVQCPGEHSVHWFRAGSGRSHPGFIYTQSSRRDEQEEKSCVYSLSKTIHNSSDAGTYYCAVVTCGEILFGEGTKVEMRQDQLPLVIALGTLMLCCIIVIVALILFRKKKTVCEHCKGAVTASHPGGSADDQPNDADGDAAAMNYAAIGFNSRKATRWNNRNLPEDCTYSSIRNTVRQ